The following nucleotide sequence is from Scheffersomyces stipitis CBS 6054 chromosome 4, complete sequence.
CGGAATTTGAGAGAATATAATATTGAGAGTTTCAGAGAGTTTCAGAAAGTTTCTGAGAGTAccaaattttcagaaaattCTGCAATCAGCTCAAATTATATAGACTATCTGAGTTGAACTTCGTCTCCAATATATCGATAGCAAAATGCTCAATTGGGCCAGACAAGGATGTCCAAATATGTCTATAGATACGAAAAATTTAGACCTATTTGTAAATAGACTGTACTGCACAGCTTCACTGTCTGGATCACATTCTCACACGCGTTTTCACTTGTTGCCCAAATAGGAAGTCGACGCTGGCAGTTACGCATTTGTTTTGATCTCGCACCAAAACAGTAAAATGGATTCGTCTCCATCAACAAAACAAAATTTATCAGGAACGCCAGTTTTCTTTCCAAACACGAACATCTTCTCGAGATTTTTTGTTAGCAAATTACATCCATAATGAGAGAAGTCATCAGTATCAATGGTATGTATGATCTGGAGAGTTTTCCGGAAAGCTGAATGCGATTGTGGCCCGGATCGGTTGAAATCCGATTATGAGACAGATACGTAACATGTTACGATTGGAGGCaagaaatgaagacaaCAGAGGaaacaaaaagacaaaGTGAATGACAGAAGCGAAATTAATAATGTCAATGTAGAAATTCAAGTTGAATGAGTCAACAGTGAGTTTCGAATGAATCTTAATTGTCATTCGGATGATGTTTGGTGGTAGAGTTAGAAGAATGACAAACGGGCAATACAGGAGTACCAGATTACAAATATATCTATTATTCCCTTGCTATGATATATTAGCAATACTATGAGCCAGAATTCTATCATAATTACCGTTATTCCACTAGTATCACATCATTTCTATCGTTTCAGTATCGTTACCAATCTTCTCGTACATTTCACATTTTGATCAACTCTAACCACCCTTCTAGTCGGTCAAGCCGGTTGCCAGATTGGTAACGCATGCTGGGAATTATACTCCCAGGAACACGGAATCAGACCTGATGGTTACTTACAAGAAGGTTTAGACAGACCTAAAGGGGGCGAGGAAGGCTTTTCAACCTTTTTCTCTGAAACCGGCTCCGGAAAGTACGTTCCTCGTGCTTTATACGTAGACTTGGAACCCAACGTCATTGACGAAGTCCGTACCGGTAAGTACAAGGACTTGTTCCATCCTGAGCAGTTGATTGCTGGTAAAGAAGATGCCGCCAACAACTACGCTAGAGGTCACTACACTGTAGGCAGAGAGATCTTGGACGACGTTTTGGAAAGAGTCAGAAAGATGGCTGATCAATGCGATGGTTTGCAAGGTTTCCTCTTTACCCATTCTTTGGGTGGTGGTACCGGTTCCGGTTTAGGTTCGTTATTGTTGGAGCAATTGTCGATCGACTACGGcaagaagtccaagttAGAGTTTGCTGTCTATCCAGCTCCCCAAGTGTCCACCTCTGTAGTTGAACCATACAACACCGTTTTGACAACCCATACCACCTTGGAACACGCCGATTGTACGTTTATGGTTGACAACGAAGCCATTTACGACATGTGCAGACGTAATTTGGACATTTCCAGACCCAACTTTGACTCATTAAACAGCTTGATTGCCCaagttgtttcttctgtcaCCGCCTCCTTGAGATTTGACGGTTCCTTAAACGTGGACTTGAACGAGTTCCAGACTAACTTGGTTCCATACCCTAGAATCCATTTCCCATTGGTTTCGTACGCTCCTGTTTTCTCCAAGCAAAGAGCTAACCACGAATCCAACTCTGTAGCTGAGATCACTGCTTCTTGTTTCGAGCCAGGTAACCAGATGGTTAAGTGTGATCCTAGAACCGGAAAGTACATGGCTACTTGTTTGTTGTACCGTGGAGATGTAGTCACCAGAGACGTTCAAAACGCCGTAGCTCAAGCCAAGGCCAAGAAGACTGTTCAATTGGTTGACTGGTGTCCTACCGGCTTCAAGATTGGTATTTGCTACCAGCCACCTACAGCCATCACTGGCTCCGAATTGGCCTCTGCCAGCAGAGCTGTTTGTATGTTGTCTAACACTACTGCCATTGCTGAAGCCTGGAGAAGAATCGACCGTAAGTTCGACTTGATGTACTCCAAGAGAGCTTTCGTCCACTGGTATGTTGGTGAAGGTATGGAAGAAGGTGAATTCACTGAAGCCAGAGAAGACTTGGCTGCTTTGGAAAGAGACTACATCGAAGTTGGAACCGACTCGTtcccagaagaagaagaagaatactaAGCTAGCTTGGGTTTtactggttcttcttttctttcaatttaAAGGTCAGCGATGGTTGCTCTACACTTTATAGTTCATTCTAATACCCTGCTTTGTTCATACTTTCTTTGGTTTTCCTCTGTGGTTTTTTTAGTATATAATATACATTGTTACGTATAAGCTTTGTGAAGCTACGTGTGAAGCTATGTATAATTCTATTGTGATTCATATATAATATATAGATTTAATAATTATAGTACTATTAAACATAGCAACTAGTATATAGAGTGCAGCACGGATTTATTCAGTCAATTCTTTGTATTGCAGGCACACTATTACAGAGTTACAAGAAACAAATGAAGTATTCAGGACTCGTGTTAATTAACAATATGGTTagcaagaagaataaatgAATAAGCAATAAGGAATATAGAATTAAATACAGAATTAATGTCTAAGGAAGATAGAATAAGCAAATAGCCCAATTAGTATAGTTTAAATTGAAATAGATACAGCTCACATGGAATTGTATATTCATTCATAATGTTACAGTATTTTGGCTCAGATTCAGAGTGTAGCACTTATTACAATACTTTCAGTTCTTATTCTACTATTCCTTCAGTTCTTGTACTACTTATTATGTAATAAAACGGGCCACAATAAAATAGTAAAATTGTCCATTAAAA
It contains:
- the TUB1 gene encoding Tubulin alpha chain (go_component tubulin~go_function GTPase activity; GTP binding~go_process microtubule polymerization) produces the protein MREVISINVGQAGCQIGNACWELYSQEHGIRPDGYLQEGLDRPKGGEEGFSTFFSETGSGKYVPRALYVDLEPNVIDEVRTGKYKDLFHPEQLIAGKEDAANNYARGHYTVGREILDDVLERVRKMADQCDGLQGFLFTHSLGGGTGSGLGSLLLEQLSIDYGKKSKLEFAVYPAPQVSTSVVEPYNTVLTTHTTLEHADCTFMVDNEAIYDMCRRNLDISRPNFDSLNSLIAQVVSSVTASLRFDGSLNVDLNEFQTNLVPYPRIHFPLVSYAPVFSKQRANHESNSVAEITASCFEPGNQMVKCDPRTGKYMATCLLYRGDVVTRDVQNAVAQAKAKKTVQLVDWCPTGFKIGICYQPPTAITGSELASASRAVCMLSNTTAIAEAWRRIDRKFDLMYSKRAFVHWYVGEGMEEGEFTEAREDLAALERDYIEVGTDSFPEEEEEY